A region from the Pseudonocardia petroleophila genome encodes:
- the selD gene encoding selenide, water dikinase SelD: MTARRLTEFSHGAGCGCKLGPEHLAELLATLTPPSAPDLLVGTETGDDAAVWRLDADRALVATTDFFTPVVDDARTWGRIAAQNAASDVWAMGGRPLFALNIVAWPRDELPMSLLGEVLAGGAEIGAESGFAVVGGHSVDDPEPKYGLAVIGEVHPDRILTNAGLRDGDVLVLTKALGIGIATTAIKTGTVPAGLTEAAVASMTRSNGPAASAALAAGATGCTDVTGFGLLGHLSKMAAASGVDAEIDVAAVPLLDGVRALAEAGTVPGGSRRNRDWVAPRVDAGAYGEVDVLLLADAQTSGGLLFGASPERAAEAVAALGAPAAVIGSVRTGSGRITLR, encoded by the coding sequence ATGACCGCTCGCCGACTCACCGAGTTCAGCCACGGCGCCGGGTGCGGCTGCAAGCTCGGGCCGGAGCACCTCGCGGAGCTGCTCGCCACGCTCACCCCGCCGAGCGCCCCGGACCTCCTCGTCGGCACCGAGACCGGCGACGACGCCGCGGTGTGGCGCCTGGACGCCGACCGCGCCCTCGTCGCCACCACCGACTTCTTCACCCCCGTCGTCGACGACGCCCGCACCTGGGGCCGGATCGCGGCGCAGAACGCGGCGTCGGACGTCTGGGCGATGGGCGGGCGGCCGCTGTTCGCGCTCAACATCGTGGCCTGGCCGCGCGACGAGCTGCCGATGTCGCTGCTCGGCGAGGTGCTGGCCGGGGGAGCGGAGATCGGGGCGGAGAGCGGGTTCGCCGTCGTGGGCGGCCACAGCGTCGACGACCCGGAGCCGAAGTACGGGCTCGCCGTGATCGGCGAGGTGCACCCGGACCGCATCCTCACCAACGCCGGCCTGCGCGACGGCGACGTGCTCGTCCTCACGAAGGCGCTCGGCATCGGCATCGCGACGACGGCGATCAAGACCGGCACCGTGCCCGCGGGGCTGACCGAGGCCGCGGTGGCGTCGATGACCCGCAGCAACGGCCCCGCCGCCTCCGCCGCGCTCGCCGCGGGCGCCACCGGCTGCACCGACGTCACCGGGTTCGGGCTGCTCGGGCACCTGTCGAAGATGGCCGCGGCGTCGGGCGTGGACGCGGAGATCGACGTCGCCGCGGTGCCCCTCCTCGACGGCGTGCGCGCGCTCGCCGAGGCCGGGACGGTGCCCGGCGGCTCGCGCCGCAACCGCGACTGGGTGGCGCCGCGCGTCGACGCCGGGGCGTACGGCGAGGTCGACGTCCTGCTCCTGGCCGACGCCCAGACCTCCGGCGGCCTGCTCTTCGGCGCGTCCCCGGAACGGGCGGCCGAGGCGGTGGCCGCGCTGGGCGCCCCGGCCGCGGTGATCGGGTCGGTCCGCACGGGCAGCGGCCGCATCACGCTGCGCTGA
- the selA gene encoding L-seryl-tRNA(Sec) selenium transferase produces MTDVRRLVPRTDAVLALPAVAAAAQRLGRALVKEAVVAAQGRARAGEIAPGDVADAALAALPGTPTTLTPVLNATGVLLHTNLGRAPLSAAARAALDVAAGTCDVELDLATGGRGPRGTAAIDALLAAVPGAAAAHLVNNGAAAIAMVAACLAGGGREIVIARGELVEIGAGFRIPDLLTATGARLREVGTTNRVHRDDYAAAVGEDTAFVLKVHPSNFVVSGFTHSCGVDELTGLGVPVVADIGSGLLAPHPLLPDEPDAATTLAQGAALVTASGDKLLGGPQAGLLLGAPGEGAELVGRVRRHPLARAVRVDKLTLAAFEATLRGPVPPTRTALDADPRDLLARAQRIADRLRADGVDARAVESDSTVGGGGAPGLTLPSAAVSLPEPYAAVLRAGTPAVLGRTERGRCLLDLRAVPPESDDALAGAVGRAR; encoded by the coding sequence GTGACCGACGTCCGCCGTCTCGTGCCGCGCACCGACGCCGTGCTCGCGCTCCCGGCCGTCGCCGCGGCGGCGCAGCGGCTGGGCCGGGCGCTGGTCAAGGAGGCAGTCGTGGCCGCGCAGGGCCGCGCGCGGGCCGGGGAGATCGCGCCCGGCGACGTCGCGGACGCGGCGCTGGCCGCCCTCCCCGGCACCCCGACGACGCTGACGCCGGTCCTCAACGCCACCGGCGTGCTGCTGCACACCAACCTCGGCCGCGCCCCGCTCTCGGCCGCCGCGCGCGCCGCGCTCGACGTCGCCGCCGGCACCTGCGACGTCGAGCTCGACCTCGCGACGGGCGGGCGCGGCCCCCGCGGCACCGCCGCGATCGATGCCCTGCTCGCCGCCGTTCCCGGGGCGGCCGCCGCGCACCTGGTCAACAACGGGGCGGCGGCGATCGCGATGGTCGCGGCCTGCCTCGCGGGGGGCGGGCGGGAGATCGTCATCGCGCGCGGGGAGCTCGTGGAGATCGGCGCCGGGTTCCGGATCCCGGACCTGCTGACGGCGACGGGCGCGCGGCTGCGGGAGGTCGGCACGACCAACCGCGTGCACCGCGACGACTACGCCGCCGCGGTCGGCGAGGACACCGCGTTCGTGCTCAAGGTGCACCCGTCGAACTTCGTGGTCAGCGGGTTCACGCACTCCTGCGGCGTCGACGAGCTGACCGGGCTCGGCGTGCCGGTCGTCGCCGACATCGGTTCCGGGCTCCTCGCCCCGCACCCCCTGCTCCCCGACGAGCCCGACGCGGCCACCACGCTCGCGCAGGGCGCCGCGCTGGTCACCGCGTCGGGCGACAAGCTGCTCGGCGGCCCCCAGGCCGGGCTGCTGCTGGGCGCGCCCGGCGAGGGCGCCGAGCTCGTCGGCCGCGTCCGCCGCCACCCGCTGGCCCGGGCGGTGCGCGTGGACAAGCTGACCCTCGCCGCGTTCGAGGCGACCCTGCGCGGGCCCGTGCCGCCCACCCGCACCGCCCTCGACGCCGACCCGCGCGACCTCCTGGCGCGCGCCCAGCGGATCGCGGACCGGCTGCGCGCCGACGGGGTGGACGCCCGCGCCGTGGAGTCGGACTCGACCGTCGGCGGCGGCGGGGCCCCCGGGCTGACGCTGCCCAGCGCCGCGGTGTCGCTGCCCGAGCCGTACGCGGCGGTCCTGCGCGCCGGCACGCCCGCCGTGCTGGGCCGCACCGAGCGCGGCCGCTGCCTGCTCGACCTGCGGGCCGTGCCCCCGGAGTCCGACGACGCACTGGCCGGGGCGGTCGGCCGTGCGCGGTAA
- the selB gene encoding selenocysteine-specific translation elongation factor: protein MATAGHVDHGKSTLVRALTGMEPDRFAEERRRGMTIDLGFAWTRLGAGTVAFVDVPGHERFVTTMLAGVGPVPAVLLVVAADEGWMPQSAEHLDALVALGVRDGLLVITRSDLLEPDLALDDARTHLRGTPLDGIPAVSVSARTGAGMDELRTAIGALADRLPAPDDGADVRLWVDRAFTVRGAGTVVTGTLPAGRLRVDDELELAGADGTRRVTVRGLQSLGEPVGDAGGVSRVAVNLRGVPREALTRGDVLLTPGAWLTSDTVDVRLHHAHDDDLPRELSLHVGSVAVPVRVRPLGADTVRLRLRHPLPLRVGDRAVLRDPGRRRVRAGVTVLDVRPPDLRRRGSAAARGVELAGMDGRPDPVAELRRRGTVRRAELAAMGVPVDGLGTGPWLLDPERAATAARDLAAAVDAHDRADPLDPGLPTEAARRAAGLPDARLVDDVLPHAPGLAHRDGRVVRTAAAGLTPAVVTALEALRSDLAAAPFAAPDAARLAELGLGPRELASLVRAGELLRLADGVVLLAGADDRAAESLAGLPDGFTVSDARQALGTSRRVAVPLLELLARSGRTTRSPDGVHRLRVPGGSAPP, encoded by the coding sequence GTGGCCACCGCCGGGCACGTCGACCACGGGAAGTCGACGCTGGTCCGCGCGCTGACCGGGATGGAGCCCGACCGCTTCGCCGAGGAGCGCCGCCGCGGCATGACCATCGACCTCGGCTTCGCCTGGACCCGCCTGGGGGCGGGCACCGTCGCGTTCGTCGACGTCCCCGGCCACGAGCGGTTCGTGACCACGATGCTCGCCGGGGTCGGGCCGGTGCCCGCGGTGCTGCTGGTCGTCGCCGCCGACGAGGGCTGGATGCCCCAGTCCGCCGAGCACCTCGACGCCCTCGTCGCCCTCGGCGTCCGCGACGGCCTGCTGGTGATCACCCGCAGCGACCTCCTGGAGCCCGACCTCGCCCTCGACGACGCCCGCACCCACCTGCGCGGCACGCCGCTGGACGGGATCCCCGCCGTCTCCGTGTCCGCCCGCACCGGCGCGGGCATGGACGAGCTGCGCACCGCGATCGGCGCGCTCGCCGACCGCCTGCCCGCCCCCGACGACGGCGCGGACGTGCGGCTGTGGGTCGACCGCGCGTTCACCGTGCGCGGCGCGGGCACCGTCGTCACCGGGACCCTGCCCGCCGGGCGGCTGCGCGTCGACGACGAGCTGGAGCTGGCCGGGGCCGACGGCACGCGGCGCGTGACGGTCCGCGGGCTGCAGAGCCTCGGCGAGCCCGTCGGGGACGCGGGCGGGGTGAGCCGGGTGGCGGTCAACCTGCGTGGCGTGCCGCGCGAGGCGCTGACCCGCGGCGACGTCCTGCTCACCCCCGGCGCGTGGCTCACCTCCGACACCGTCGACGTGCGGCTGCACCACGCCCACGACGACGACCTGCCCCGGGAGCTGAGCCTGCACGTCGGGTCGGTCGCGGTGCCGGTCCGCGTCCGTCCGCTCGGCGCCGACACCGTCCGGCTGCGGCTGCGGCACCCGCTGCCGCTGCGCGTCGGTGACCGGGCCGTGCTGCGCGACCCCGGCCGCCGGCGCGTCCGCGCCGGGGTCACCGTGCTCGACGTGCGGCCGCCCGACCTGCGTCGCCGCGGGTCGGCCGCGGCCCGCGGCGTCGAGCTGGCGGGGATGGACGGCCGGCCCGACCCGGTCGCGGAGCTGCGCCGCCGCGGGACCGTGCGGCGCGCCGAGCTGGCCGCGATGGGGGTCCCCGTCGACGGTCTCGGGACGGGCCCGTGGCTGCTCGACCCGGAGCGCGCCGCGACCGCAGCGCGCGACCTCGCCGCCGCCGTCGACGCCCACGACCGCGCCGACCCGCTGGACCCCGGCCTGCCCACCGAGGCCGCGCGGCGCGCCGCGGGCCTGCCCGACGCCCGGCTCGTCGACGACGTCCTGCCGCACGCCCCCGGGCTCGCGCACCGCGACGGGCGCGTCGTGCGGACCGCCGCGGCGGGGCTGACGCCGGCCGTCGTCACCGCGCTGGAGGCCCTGCGCTCCGACCTGGCCGCGGCCCCCTTCGCCGCCCCCGACGCGGCGCGGCTGGCCGAGCTGGGGCTCGGGCCGCGCGAGCTGGCCTCGCTGGTGCGCGCGGGCGAGCTCCTGCGCCTCGCCGACGGCGTGGTGCTGCTCGCCGGCGCCGACGACCGCGCCGCGGAGTCGCTCGCCGGCCTGCCCGACGGGTTCACCGTCAGCGACGCCCGGCAGGCGCTCGGCACCAGCCGGCGGGTCGCGGTGCCGCTGCTGGAGCTGCTGGCCCGCTCCGGCCGCACGACGCGTTCCCCCGACGGGGTGCACCGCCTGCGCGTCCCGGGTGGCAGCGCACCCCCCTGA
- a CDS encoding STAS domain-containing protein: protein MSETRESPSPDPAPIRRGGDADDQISLTTRPAGSGQVVIEVGGEVDMLTSPQLRAAVLDQFAAGTELVVLALDGVTFLGTSGLAALIEVREAAHTAGVELRLACTARRVLRPLTIAGLVPLFDIHETVDAALAAT from the coding sequence ATGTCCGAGACGCGCGAGTCCCCGTCCCCCGATCCCGCCCCGATCCGTCGAGGTGGGGATGCGGACGACCAGATCAGCCTGACGACCCGACCCGCCGGTTCCGGTCAGGTCGTGATCGAGGTCGGCGGTGAGGTCGACATGCTCACCTCGCCCCAGCTGCGCGCGGCGGTCCTCGACCAGTTCGCCGCCGGCACCGAGCTGGTGGTGCTCGCGCTCGACGGCGTCACCTTCCTCGGCACCAGCGGGCTCGCCGCGCTCATCGAGGTGCGCGAGGCCGCCCACACCGCCGGGGTCGAGCTGCGGCTCGCCTGCACGGCCCGCCGGGTCCTGCGCCCGCTGACGATCGCCGGCCTCGTGCCGCTGTTCGACATCCACGAGACGGTGGACGCCGCCCTCGCGGCCACCTGA
- a CDS encoding WhiB family transcriptional regulator, whose product MSDVSRLPGPMDHAWQWQRLGSCRGMDSASFFHPDGERNPSRARRTAQAKEVCHRCPVIDMCREFALETREPFGVWGGLAEAERRVILEQRGVPLAS is encoded by the coding sequence ATGAGCGACGTTTCCCGGCTCCCCGGCCCGATGGACCACGCCTGGCAATGGCAGCGCCTCGGCTCGTGCCGCGGCATGGACAGCGCCAGCTTCTTCCACCCCGACGGCGAGCGGAACCCGTCCCGGGCCCGGCGCACGGCGCAGGCCAAGGAGGTCTGCCACCGCTGCCCCGTCATCGACATGTGCCGCGAGTTCGCGCTGGAGACCCGCGAGCCGTTCGGCGTCTGGGGCGGGCTGGCCGAGGCCGAGCGCCGCGTCATCCTCGAGCAGCGCGGGGTCCCGCTGGCCAGCTGA
- a CDS encoding Dps family protein, with amino-acid sequence MAASPAHPIPSTLDDAARDVTGAALQATLVDMVDLSLVAKQAHWNLVGRQFHDVHLHLDELVDTARLYSDTVAERAAAVGVSPDGRAATVAATTGIAPPQAGWVQDRDVIAQVFEALDGVVTRLRPRIEETDKTDPVTQDLFIGMVAELEKARWMWQAQNIGYQNA; translated from the coding sequence ATGGCCGCATCCCCGGCCCACCCCATCCCCAGCACGCTCGACGACGCCGCGCGCGACGTCACGGGGGCCGCCCTGCAGGCCACGCTGGTCGACATGGTCGACCTGTCCCTGGTCGCGAAGCAGGCGCACTGGAACCTCGTCGGCCGCCAGTTCCACGACGTGCACCTGCACCTCGACGAGCTGGTCGACACCGCCCGCCTGTACTCCGACACCGTGGCCGAGCGGGCCGCCGCCGTCGGGGTCTCCCCGGACGGTCGCGCCGCCACCGTCGCCGCCACCACCGGCATCGCGCCGCCCCAGGCCGGTTGGGTCCAGGACCGCGACGTCATCGCGCAGGTGTTCGAGGCCCTCGACGGCGTCGTCACCCGGCTGCGCCCGCGCATCGAGGAGACCGACAAGACCGACCCGGTCACCCAGGACCTGTTCATCGGCATGGTCGCGGAGCTGGAGAAGGCCCGCTGGATGTGGCAGGCCCAGAACATCGGCTACCAGAACGCCTGA
- a CDS encoding SpoIIE family protein phosphatase produces the protein MTEISGTAGVAPVAAADLPRVLHGAPAAVLMIDLTTREVVYANAAAIELTGDRVHLPVDVDAWGDAAGLTDLGGQRMSETSSPLSLVAAGVPVSGEPVAVHDAARRGSTVTDEQRDASEGRLLWVTGFGLTGAAPTAGAAGLESRALVVFLQISGTEHGDRRQLEVLRDRAVVATEMSFTITDPRQPDDPLIWVNPSFTRLTGYSYEDVVGRNCRLLQGPNTDRATVERIADALSRREPFTSVLLNYRKDGSAYWNQVSISPVFDGAGELINFVGVQNDVTERVTVEQERATALADAESSRSQLRLLAEATTQMTEALGVGDACARLARIVVPQLADLCVVDLLERPGASVPTRLAVAARDAADEDRLRRLGELPDGPAGDAPRLIAELPERGAERHPDDPASAAVYDELRLRSAMVVPIRARGRVLGTLTLLTQLPYGRRYGSRDLHLAADLAGRAGLTVDNARLYEVEHAAAATLQRSLLPVVPEVTGLQVAARYLVGADGNQVGGDWYDVLPLPDGAVGIAVGDVVGHDLAAAAAMGQLRGVVRSYAWEGRGPGSVLDRCDQLVQGLEMAAMATAFYARIEPPDAEGMRVVRYANAGHPAPLVLDPDGSLRRLDEQRSPMIGAVPMFGRSSGRVRAEAELTCPPGSVLLLYTDGLTDMVGHDADERTDLLERTVHAQRPGVEAEELVDGVLAACAPTRLSDDVALLAVRLTA, from the coding sequence GTGACCGAGATCTCCGGCACCGCGGGCGTGGCCCCGGTCGCGGCCGCCGACCTCCCGCGCGTCCTGCACGGTGCGCCCGCCGCCGTGTTGATGATCGATCTCACCACCCGCGAAGTCGTCTACGCGAACGCCGCCGCCATCGAGCTGACCGGCGACCGGGTGCACCTGCCCGTCGACGTCGACGCCTGGGGCGACGCCGCCGGGCTCACCGATCTCGGCGGTCAGCGGATGAGCGAGACGAGCTCGCCGCTGTCGCTGGTGGCCGCGGGGGTGCCGGTCTCCGGCGAGCCCGTCGCGGTGCACGACGCCGCCCGCCGCGGGTCGACCGTCACCGACGAGCAGCGCGACGCGAGCGAGGGCCGGTTGCTGTGGGTCACCGGTTTCGGCTTGACCGGTGCGGCCCCGACCGCCGGTGCGGCGGGTCTGGAGTCGCGGGCGCTGGTGGTGTTCCTGCAGATCTCCGGCACCGAGCACGGGGACCGTCGGCAGCTGGAGGTGCTGCGCGACCGCGCCGTCGTCGCCACCGAGATGTCGTTCACGATCACCGACCCCCGCCAGCCCGACGACCCGTTGATCTGGGTGAACCCGTCGTTCACCCGTCTCACCGGCTACTCCTACGAGGACGTCGTCGGCCGCAACTGCCGGCTCCTGCAGGGCCCGAACACCGACCGGGCCACGGTCGAGCGGATCGCCGACGCGCTGAGCCGGCGCGAGCCGTTCACCTCGGTCCTGCTCAACTACCGCAAGGACGGGTCGGCCTACTGGAACCAGGTGTCGATCTCCCCGGTCTTCGACGGCGCCGGTGAGCTGATCAACTTCGTCGGGGTGCAGAACGACGTCACCGAGCGGGTGACCGTCGAGCAGGAGCGCGCCACCGCGCTGGCCGACGCGGAGTCCAGCCGCAGCCAGCTGCGGCTGCTCGCGGAGGCCACCACGCAGATGACCGAGGCGCTCGGCGTCGGCGACGCCTGCGCGCGGCTGGCCCGGATCGTCGTGCCGCAGCTCGCCGACCTGTGCGTGGTCGACCTACTGGAGCGTCCGGGGGCGAGCGTGCCGACGCGCCTGGCCGTGGCCGCCCGCGACGCGGCCGACGAGGACCGCCTGCGCCGCCTGGGCGAGCTGCCGGACGGCCCGGCGGGCGACGCGCCGCGGCTGATCGCCGAACTGCCCGAGCGGGGGGCCGAGCGGCATCCCGACGACCCCGCGTCGGCCGCCGTCTACGACGAGCTGCGGCTGCGGTCGGCGATGGTCGTGCCGATCCGGGCGCGCGGGCGCGTCCTCGGCACGCTGACCCTGCTCACCCAGCTGCCCTACGGCCGCCGGTACGGCTCGCGGGACCTGCACCTGGCCGCCGACCTCGCCGGGCGCGCGGGCCTGACCGTCGACAACGCCCGGCTCTACGAGGTGGAGCACGCCGCGGCGGCCACGCTGCAGCGCAGCCTGCTGCCGGTGGTGCCCGAGGTGACCGGGCTCCAGGTCGCGGCGCGCTACCTCGTCGGCGCCGACGGCAACCAGGTCGGCGGCGACTGGTACGACGTGCTGCCGCTGCCCGACGGGGCCGTCGGCATCGCGGTCGGCGACGTCGTCGGCCACGACCTCGCTGCGGCCGCGGCGATGGGGCAGCTGCGCGGCGTCGTGCGCTCCTACGCCTGGGAGGGGCGCGGCCCCGGCTCGGTGCTCGACCGCTGCGACCAGCTCGTGCAGGGCCTGGAGATGGCCGCGATGGCCACGGCGTTCTACGCCCGCATCGAACCGCCCGACGCCGAGGGCATGCGCGTCGTCCGGTACGCCAACGCCGGTCACCCGGCGCCGCTGGTGCTGGACCCGGACGGCTCGCTGCGCCGCCTCGACGAGCAGCGCTCCCCGATGATCGGCGCGGTCCCGATGTTCGGCCGCTCCTCGGGACGGGTGCGCGCCGAGGCGGAGCTGACCTGCCCGCCCGGCTCCGTCCTGCTGCTCTACACCGACGGGCTGACCGACATGGTCGGTCACGACGCCGACGAGCGCACCGACCTGCTGGAGCGCACCGTCCACGCCCAGCGCCCGGGCGTGGAGGCGGAGGAGCTGGTGGACGGTGTGCTGGCGGCGTGCGCCCCCACCCGGCTCAGCGACGACGTCGCGCTGCTGGCGGTCCGCCTCACGGCCTGA
- a CDS encoding STAS domain-containing protein, translating into MFDTIPSTTGDGDADQSILTELTRPAPGTALLTVSGEIDTITAPHLEAALDTLLQADDATLVADLQGITFLASSGLAVLIQAAHRAERSRRRLHLVASGRQVRRPLEITGTDQLFDLHDDRTSAGLPAGG; encoded by the coding sequence GTGTTCGACACGATCCCGTCCACCACCGGTGACGGAGACGCCGACCAGTCCATCCTCACCGAGCTGACCCGCCCCGCCCCGGGCACCGCGCTGCTGACCGTGTCCGGCGAGATCGACACCATCACCGCGCCGCACCTCGAGGCGGCGCTGGACACGCTGCTGCAGGCCGACGACGCCACCCTCGTCGCCGACCTCCAGGGCATCACGTTCCTGGCCTCCAGCGGTCTCGCCGTGCTCATCCAGGCCGCCCACCGCGCGGAGCGCTCCCGCCGGCGGCTGCACCTCGTCGCCTCCGGCCGCCAGGTGCGCCGGCCGCTGGAGATCACCGGCACCGACCAGCTGTTCGATCTGCACGACGACCGGACGTCCGCGGGGCTCCCCGCCGGGGGCTGA
- a CDS encoding ATP-binding protein has protein sequence MSDLDSPHPAETLDGVSTVEVRTSASAALIPTIRAVASDLAARADFDLDAISDLRMAVDEACATLVDVAAPRSVLHCTFHVRVDGIEVRAEVEVGEPSSSVSTDTFGWRVLQTLADDVDVLSAPGVDGGRPTVGIRLDKLAGDPPR, from the coding sequence GTGTCCGATCTGGACTCCCCCCACCCCGCCGAGACGCTCGACGGGGTGTCCACCGTGGAGGTCCGGACCTCGGCCAGCGCGGCGCTGATCCCGACCATCCGCGCCGTCGCCTCCGATCTCGCCGCGCGCGCCGACTTCGACCTCGACGCCATCTCCGACCTGCGGATGGCCGTCGACGAGGCGTGCGCCACGCTCGTCGACGTCGCCGCCCCCCGCTCGGTCCTGCACTGCACCTTCCACGTCCGCGTCGACGGCATCGAGGTGCGCGCCGAGGTCGAGGTCGGCGAGCCGAGCTCCTCCGTGTCCACCGACACGTTCGGCTGGCGGGTCCTGCAGACCCTCGCCGACGACGTCGACGTCCTGTCCGCGCCCGGTGTCGACGGCGGGCGTCCGACGGTCGGCATCCGGTTGGACAAGCTCGCCGGCGACCCACCCCGGTGA
- a CDS encoding SigB/SigF/SigG family RNA polymerase sigma factor — protein sequence MTRGDSEYGHLAPLLERYASLPADDPARERLRDELVTGFLPVAQHIARRFAHRGEPLDDLVQVATVGLINAVDRFSPDRGSDFFSFAVPTISGEVRRHFRDLGWSMRVPRRLKDLHVSINGAVSHLAQEIGRAPRPSEIAQHLGISVSDVLEGLEASEVYRSSSLDEMLSSDAGSATVGELVGEADAELARVDFMQALRPVMSELPERERTIVLLRFFGNRTQTQIAEEVGISQMHVSRLLSQTLDRLRSRLDPDTRVG from the coding sequence GTGACCAGGGGCGATTCCGAGTACGGCCATCTGGCACCCCTGCTGGAGCGGTACGCCTCACTGCCTGCCGACGACCCGGCCCGCGAGCGCCTGCGCGACGAGCTGGTCACCGGTTTCCTGCCCGTGGCCCAGCACATCGCCCGGCGCTTCGCGCACCGCGGCGAGCCCCTCGACGACCTGGTCCAGGTCGCGACCGTGGGCCTGATCAACGCCGTCGACCGCTTCTCCCCCGACCGCGGCTCCGACTTCTTCTCCTTCGCCGTGCCCACGATCAGCGGCGAGGTGCGGCGGCACTTCCGCGACCTGGGCTGGTCGATGCGGGTGCCGAGGCGGCTCAAGGACCTGCACGTGTCGATCAACGGCGCCGTGTCGCACCTCGCCCAGGAGATCGGGCGCGCCCCGCGGCCCAGCGAGATCGCCCAGCACCTCGGCATCTCCGTCTCCGACGTCCTGGAGGGGCTGGAGGCCTCGGAGGTCTACCGCAGCTCCTCGCTCGACGAGATGCTGTCCTCCGACGCCGGCAGCGCCACGGTGGGCGAGCTCGTCGGCGAGGCCGACGCCGAGCTCGCCCGCGTCGACTTCATGCAGGCCCTGCGGCCGGTCATGAGCGAGCTGCCCGAGCGCGAGCGCACGATCGTGCTGCTGCGGTTCTTCGGCAACCGCACGCAGACCCAGATCGCGGAGGAGGTCGGGATCTCGCAGATGCACGTCTCGCGCCTGCTCTCCCAGACCCTCGACCGGCTGCGCAGCCGGCTCGACCCCGACACCCGCGTCGGCTGA
- a CDS encoding NAD(P)/FAD-dependent oxidoreductase yields the protein MQPEHVLVVGAGLGGLRTAEQLRAAGHQGRISLVGAESHAPYDRPPLSKQVLTGDWEPEKVVLRDVDALGELGVRAHLGTAAVALRHGERGSIELELSDGSTLHGDAVVVATGLVARTLPGQPATAFTLRTLDDSLALRAALGSASSLLVVGGGFIGAEVASAALGRGIAVTVLEAAAVPAERALGPVLGGVAARLMTEAGVDLRTGTSLTGFVDGGVGLADGTELTADVVVVGVGGAPELDWLATGRTLDVADGLACGPTGRVHGLPGVWAVGDVAAWDGHRTEHWTSAGDQAAAVAHDILGVDPPPSTVPYFWSDQFGLKIQLVGHPTADAEVLPLLGAGLDGGAIRGTVAGYLVGDRLVAVAGFGAARHVARYRALVADGADRAAALELAAAQRS from the coding sequence ATGCAACCCGAGCACGTGCTGGTGGTGGGAGCGGGGCTGGGCGGGCTGCGCACGGCGGAGCAGCTGCGGGCCGCCGGTCACCAGGGCCGGATCAGCCTCGTCGGCGCGGAGTCGCACGCGCCCTACGACCGGCCGCCGCTGTCCAAGCAGGTCCTCACCGGCGACTGGGAGCCGGAGAAGGTCGTGCTCCGCGACGTCGACGCGCTCGGTGAGCTCGGCGTGCGCGCCCACCTCGGCACGGCCGCGGTCGCGCTGCGCCACGGCGAGCGCGGCTCGATCGAGCTCGAGCTCTCCGACGGGTCCACGCTGCACGGCGACGCGGTCGTCGTCGCGACCGGGCTGGTGGCGCGCACCCTGCCCGGGCAGCCCGCCACGGCGTTCACCCTGCGCACCCTCGACGACTCGCTCGCCCTGCGCGCCGCACTGGGGTCCGCGTCCTCGCTGCTGGTGGTCGGGGGCGGGTTCATCGGGGCCGAGGTCGCCAGCGCGGCTCTGGGGCGCGGGATCGCGGTCACCGTGCTGGAGGCCGCGGCCGTCCCCGCCGAGCGCGCGCTCGGCCCGGTGCTGGGCGGGGTCGCCGCGCGGCTGATGACCGAGGCGGGCGTCGACCTGCGCACCGGCACGTCGCTCACCGGGTTCGTCGACGGCGGCGTCGGGCTCGCCGACGGCACGGAGCTCACCGCCGACGTGGTGGTCGTCGGCGTCGGCGGCGCGCCGGAGCTGGACTGGCTCGCGACCGGCCGCACCCTCGACGTCGCGGACGGGCTGGCCTGCGGGCCCACCGGGCGCGTGCACGGACTGCCCGGGGTGTGGGCGGTCGGCGACGTCGCCGCGTGGGACGGGCACCGCACCGAGCACTGGACCAGCGCGGGCGACCAGGCCGCCGCGGTGGCCCACGACATCCTCGGCGTCGACCCGCCGCCGTCGACCGTGCCGTACTTCTGGTCCGACCAGTTCGGGCTCAAGATCCAGCTCGTCGGGCACCCGACCGCCGACGCCGAGGTGCTGCCGCTGCTCGGCGCGGGCCTCGACGGCGGCGCGATCCGGGGCACCGTGGCCGGCTACCTGGTCGGCGACCGGCTGGTGGCCGTCGCCGGGTTCGGCGCGGCCCGCCACGTGGCCCGCTACCGGGCACTGGTCGCCGACGGCGCCGACCGGGCCGCGGCGCTCGAGCTCGCCGCCGCGCAGCGCTCCTAG
- a CDS encoding DUF3618 domain-containing protein, producing the protein MARDPDTIQREIEKARDALADSLDALGEKASPKRFADQGKQAVQSKLADPRIKYGLIAVGALVGVAILKKLFS; encoded by the coding sequence GTGGCCCGCGACCCGGACACCATCCAGCGTGAGATCGAGAAGGCCAGGGACGCCCTCGCCGACAGCCTCGACGCCCTCGGCGAGAAGGCGAGCCCGAAGCGGTTCGCCGACCAGGGCAAGCAGGCGGTGCAGAGCAAGCTCGCCGACCCCAGGATCAAGTACGGCCTGATCGCGGTCGGCGCGCTCGTGGGCGTCGCGATCCTGAAGAAGCTCTTCAGCTAG